Proteins encoded together in one Impatiens glandulifera chromosome 1, dImpGla2.1, whole genome shotgun sequence window:
- the LOC124920266 gene encoding uncharacterized protein LOC124920266, translated as MALSSSSIICTANSSVVFLVFAAGNYRRPTTAKINTTTSSTRFRLRIRALKETPTTTEDEKKIKPPTSSSSSAEDITKKYGLEAGLWKIFSSSSSSSSSSSEEEEEEEEEEEGGGKKSSKGKGEEAKELLTKYGGAYLATSITLSLISFSLCYALITAGVDVSALLNKVGISTNETGEKLGTFALAYAAHKAASPIRFPPTVALTPIVASWINNIINNNNNNTS; from the exons ATGGCTTTATCATCGTCATCTATCATCTGCACTGCCAATAGTAGTGTTGTCTTCCTCGTCTTCGCCGCCGGCAATTATCGACGACCGACGACTGCCAAAATCAACACCACCACCTCCTCAACTCGATTCCGACTCAGAATCAGAGCTCTCAAGGAGACCCCCACCACCACTGAGGACGAGAAGAAGATTAAACCccctacttcttcttcttcctcagcTGAAGATATTACAAAGAAATACGGCCTTGAGGCTGGTCTTTGGAAG ATattcagcagcagcagcagcagcagcagcagctcgtccgaagaggaagaagaagaagaagaagaagaagaaggaggggGAAAGAAATCATCAAAAGGAAAGGGAGAAGAAGCAAAGGAACTCTTGACTAAATATGGAGGAGCATACTTGGCCACTTCCATTACTCTCTCCTTGATCTCATTCTCTCTATGTTATGCCCTCATTACTGCCGGAGTCGACGTCTCTGCTCTGCTAAACAAGGTCGGAATCTCAACCAATGAAACCGGAGAGAAACTAGGAACATTTGCTTTAGCTTATGCAGCTCACAAAGCAGCTTCCCCTATCAGATTTCCTCCTACTGTCGCTCTCACTCCCATTGTAGCTTCCTGGATTAAcaacatcatcaacaacaacaacaacaacacatCATAG